A section of the Flavobacterium ardleyense genome encodes:
- a CDS encoding GatB/YqeY domain-containing protein has product MSLQVIIMDEIKSAMRAKDTVALESLRAVKSALLMAQTETGSKEEISQDEEIKLLQRLVKQRKDSAAIFTEQGREDLAEPELLQAAVIEKFLPAQLSEEEVSAIVSKIITDNDASGMASMGKVMGLASAELAGRADGKMISTIVKKLLM; this is encoded by the coding sequence ATGAGCCTACAAGTAATTATCATGGACGAGATTAAAAGTGCCATGAGAGCAAAAGATACTGTTGCTTTAGAGTCTTTAAGAGCTGTAAAATCAGCTTTATTGATGGCGCAAACAGAAACTGGTTCAAAAGAAGAAATATCACAAGACGAAGAAATAAAATTACTACAGAGATTGGTAAAACAACGTAAGGACAGTGCGGCTATATTCACTGAGCAGGGCAGAGAAGATCTTGCTGAGCCAGAATTATTGCAAGCAGCCGTTATCGAAAAGTTTTTACCAGCTCAATTATCAGAAGAGGAGGTATCGGCAATTGTTTCGAAGATTATTACAGATAATGACGCTTCAGGAATGGCATCGATGGGAAAAGTAATGGGTCTCGCTTCGGCAGAACTTGCAGGTCGCGCAGATGGAAAAATGATCTCGACAATAGTAAAAAAACTATTAATGTAG
- the ftsZ gene encoding cell division protein FtsZ: MISNSEFGSISFDLPKNQSNVIKVIGVGGGGSNAINHMFKQGIKGVDFIVCNTDSQALANSTVPNKIQLGVNLTEGLGAGANPDVGQQSAIESVAEIEKMLDSNTKMVFITAGMGGGTGTGAAPVIAQLAKERDILTVGIVTIPFQFEGKVRQQQALIGVEKLRNQVDSLIVINNNKLREVYGNLGFKAGFSKADEVLATASRGIAEVITHHYTQNVDLRDAKTVLSNSGTAIMGSAIALGENRAKEAIVSALDSPLLNDNKITGAKNVLLLIVSGTNEITIDEIGEINDHIQIEAGHNANIIMGVGEDETLGDSIAVTIIATGFNIEQQGEIVNTEPKKIIHSLDGEQKLVHDLSPKNVISAFDFEKETPTAEPKVIYSLDEAIVVANKEFEMDIVPTSEFIKNLEVTFEIVSPQVEQEEEEFYFITNETKEIKVVEPEVVTRETAKAFTFDMPITKATTYNESLLFDLPEEVKKIEVKEAVEMSPRSEVNESGVIKYSLEDYMKIESDLTKPQAKIEVQEEEIPVEMNLTVKKVPVQEIPSKQAPTTEAYETLDPLEMSIEETLKLRADERRRKLKDFNYKFNNVGSRVEELEKEPAYRRSGVDLNSKNQYNSASRTSIGMDSNQDPQLRSNNSFLHDNVD, from the coding sequence ATGATAAGCAACTCAGAATTTGGAAGTATTTCATTTGATTTACCAAAAAACCAGTCAAATGTTATCAAAGTAATAGGTGTAGGAGGCGGAGGAAGCAACGCAATCAATCACATGTTTAAACAGGGAATAAAAGGCGTAGATTTTATAGTTTGTAATACTGATTCTCAAGCCTTGGCAAATAGTACAGTGCCAAATAAAATTCAATTAGGTGTAAATCTTACCGAAGGTTTAGGCGCTGGTGCAAACCCAGATGTTGGTCAGCAGTCTGCAATTGAGAGTGTTGCCGAGATTGAAAAAATGTTGGATAGCAATACCAAAATGGTTTTTATCACTGCCGGAATGGGTGGTGGTACAGGAACTGGTGCGGCTCCAGTAATTGCTCAATTGGCAAAAGAAAGAGATATACTTACTGTTGGGATCGTAACAATTCCATTTCAGTTTGAAGGGAAAGTGAGACAACAGCAAGCACTTATAGGTGTTGAAAAGTTAAGAAATCAAGTAGATTCTCTTATTGTCATCAATAATAACAAACTGCGTGAAGTGTATGGAAATCTTGGCTTTAAAGCGGGATTCTCGAAAGCAGATGAAGTTTTGGCAACAGCCTCAAGAGGAATTGCCGAAGTAATTACGCACCACTATACTCAAAACGTTGATTTACGTGATGCGAAAACAGTGCTTTCTAATAGCGGTACTGCAATTATGGGGTCTGCCATTGCACTTGGTGAAAACCGTGCAAAGGAAGCAATCGTTTCTGCCTTAGATTCTCCTTTATTAAATGACAATAAGATTACTGGTGCCAAAAACGTGTTGCTTTTAATTGTTTCTGGAACTAATGAGATCACGATTGATGAAATAGGAGAAATCAATGATCATATCCAAATTGAAGCAGGTCATAATGCCAATATTATTATGGGTGTTGGTGAAGATGAGACCCTTGGAGATTCAATCGCTGTAACAATCATCGCGACTGGTTTTAATATTGAGCAGCAAGGTGAAATTGTAAATACAGAACCTAAAAAGATTATTCATTCATTAGATGGTGAGCAAAAATTAGTGCACGATTTATCACCAAAAAATGTAATCTCGGCATTTGATTTTGAAAAGGAAACGCCAACTGCCGAGCCGAAAGTTATTTATAGTCTTGACGAAGCAATTGTTGTTGCTAACAAAGAATTTGAAATGGATATTGTTCCAACATCAGAATTCATCAAAAACCTTGAAGTAACATTCGAAATCGTTTCACCTCAAGTAGAACAAGAAGAAGAGGAGTTTTATTTTATTACTAATGAGACTAAAGAAATAAAAGTTGTGGAGCCAGAAGTGGTGACCAGAGAAACGGCCAAAGCTTTTACTTTTGATATGCCAATTACTAAAGCGACGACCTATAATGAATCGCTGCTATTTGATCTTCCTGAAGAAGTAAAAAAAATTGAGGTAAAGGAAGCAGTGGAGATGAGTCCGAGATCAGAAGTAAATGAATCTGGAGTTATCAAATATTCTCTAGAGGATTATATGAAGATTGAGAGCGATTTAACTAAACCTCAAGCTAAAATTGAAGTTCAAGAAGAGGAAATACCAGTTGAGATGAATCTTACTGTAAAGAAAGTTCCTGTTCAGGAAATTCCTTCTAAGCAAGCTCCAACAACAGAAGCGTATGAGACTTTGGATCCTTTGGAAATGAGTATAGAAGAAACTCTCAAGCTACGTGCTGACGAGCGTCGTAGAAAGTTGAAAGACTTTAACTATAAATTCAACAACGTTGGTTCAAGAGTAGAAGAATTAGAGAAAGAACCTGCTTATAGACGTTCTGGTGTAGATTTAAATTCAAAAAATCAATACAATAGTGCGTCACGCACATCAATAGGAATGGATAGTAATCAAGATCCTCAATTAAGATCAAACAATTCGTTTTTGCACGATAATGTAGATTAA